In one Mucilaginibacter ginsenosidivorax genomic region, the following are encoded:
- a CDS encoding BlaI/MecI/CopY family transcriptional regulator codes for MKDTTNQTIPTKTEMDVLQVLWKHGPSTVRFVHDKLNEQKDAVIYTSTLKLMQVMKEKGMLDRDETHMKHIYRATLEEGKVKVNMLGRFVDSMYDGSASNLMVALLGSDKTSDKELQKIKELLNNFDKGK; via the coding sequence ATGAAAGATACAACCAACCAAACGATACCCACCAAAACCGAAATGGATGTACTACAGGTACTTTGGAAACACGGCCCATCAACCGTGCGTTTTGTGCATGATAAGCTTAACGAGCAAAAAGACGCCGTAATTTATACCTCAACCCTGAAGCTGATGCAGGTAATGAAAGAAAAAGGCATGCTTGACCGCGACGAAACCCATATGAAGCATATATACCGCGCCACGCTTGAAGAGGGCAAAGTAAAGGTAAACATGCTGGGGCGCTTTGTCGATTCGATGTACGATGGATCTGCAAGTAACCTGATGGTTGCTTTATTGGGCAGCGATAAAACATCAGACAAAGAATTGCAAAAAATAAAAGAGCTACTGAACAATTTTGATAAAGGCAAATAA